The proteins below are encoded in one region of Methylobacillus flagellatus KT:
- a CDS encoding FKBP-type peptidyl-prolyl cis-trans isomerase: MQIAMNTVVTITYELRDSDGNILEASKDPVSYLHGGYDNIFPRVEEELHGKSVGDSIELTLEPADAFGEYDEELVQIEPVSAFPTEELKVGMQFEGEDETGDIVLYTVTNIEDGKVIVDGNHPWAGERVLFKASVTAVRPAGQEEIDHGHVHGAGGHHH, translated from the coding sequence ATGCAGATCGCCATGAACACTGTTGTCACCATCACCTATGAATTACGCGATAGCGATGGAAATATTCTGGAGGCCAGCAAGGATCCCGTCAGCTACCTGCACGGCGGATATGACAATATTTTCCCGCGAGTAGAAGAGGAATTACATGGCAAGTCTGTGGGCGACTCTATCGAACTGACGCTGGAACCAGCTGATGCCTTCGGCGAATATGATGAGGAACTCGTGCAGATAGAACCTGTTTCCGCCTTCCCGACGGAAGAGTTGAAGGTCGGGATGCAATTTGAGGGCGAAGACGAAACTGGCGACATCGTACTGTATACCGTTACCAATATTGAAGATGGCAAGGTCATTGTCGACGGTAATCACCCCTGGGCCGGAGAGCGCGTATTGTTCAAGGCATCTGTGACCGCCGTGCGTCCAGCAGGCCAGGAAGAAATCGATCACGGGCATGTACATGGTGCAGGTGGTCACCATCATTAG
- a CDS encoding peroxiredoxin, producing the protein MLQPNSPAPDFSLLDADIEPITLSALRGHNVVLYFYPKDNTPSCTLQAIEFSDLEDEFKRHDTIVIGISRDDCISHATFRDKHGLAVCLLSDEDGEVCRQYGVWQEKEKDGIRKMGIVRSTFVIDRTGVVRLAQYGVTAKGHAAEILKFIKSL; encoded by the coding sequence ATGTTGCAACCCAATTCACCAGCTCCTGACTTCTCCCTGCTAGATGCAGATATTGAGCCCATTACCCTTTCCGCGCTACGCGGTCACAATGTAGTACTTTACTTTTATCCCAAAGATAACACCCCCAGCTGCACGTTGCAGGCAATAGAGTTCAGCGACTTGGAAGACGAATTCAAGCGCCACGATACGATCGTGATCGGCATCAGCCGGGATGACTGCATCAGCCACGCCACCTTTCGAGACAAGCACGGCTTGGCAGTCTGCCTGCTATCCGACGAGGATGGAGAGGTATGTAGGCAATATGGTGTGTGGCAGGAAAAAGAGAAGGACGGGATCAGAAAAATGGGCATAGTCCGCTCCACATTTGTCATTGACCGGACTGGAGTGGTACGCTTGGCACAATATGGGGTAACGGCCAAAGGCCATGCCGCAGAAATACTCAAATTTATCAAATCACTTTAA